One genomic window of Gemmatimonadota bacterium includes the following:
- a CDS encoding Rne/Rng family ribonuclease has translation MAAPPGACGPRGLSVKREILISGTPRETRVAILEDDRLVELLVDRPDQRRTVGDVYYGRVDAVLPGIQAAFVDVGLEKSAFLHASDLLEPEDDESPVEAEPEDVEDEADDEGDGEGEDDAEAVKDPTTARKRRGSGGKREVGARRAVPDIGEMLKKGQLLPVQVTKEPISTKGCRVTAQISLAGRFLVYMPYASKVGVSRKIENREQRASLREMVSRLLPRDAGGVIVRTVAEGVTEDHFRREIDSLLATWNKIQRKQQYVKAPALLHREASLTRSLIRDVFSAKVDALWVDSKELHGEIIQYLQLIDPELEARVHFYQDPTPLFDAYKIEHEIRDLFKPRVDLPTGGYLIIQPTEALVSVDVNTGRYTGKRDPEKTILRTNVEAAREIARQIRLRDVGGIIVVDFIDMESKGNRDRVLAELRTHLGRDRARTRAFAVSELGLIEMTRQRVRPSLWASMTRECLTCSGTGRVFSPEVVSRRLERALKRAAVDQKERRLAIRLHPDVALYLLEEEPKLVATLGRQSGLELEVRDDPMLRLDEFRLMSRPAGRDVTELYAVA, from the coding sequence ATGGCAGCGCCCCCGGGCGCGTGCGGACCGCGAGGACTCTCCGTGAAGCGCGAGATTCTCATTTCCGGCACCCCGCGCGAGACGCGGGTGGCCATCCTCGAGGACGACCGTCTGGTCGAGCTCCTCGTCGATCGGCCCGATCAGCGGCGCACAGTTGGTGACGTCTATTACGGGCGCGTAGACGCCGTCCTCCCGGGCATCCAGGCGGCGTTCGTCGACGTCGGCCTCGAAAAGAGCGCCTTCCTCCACGCCTCGGATCTGCTCGAGCCCGAAGACGACGAAAGCCCGGTCGAGGCCGAGCCCGAGGACGTCGAGGACGAGGCGGACGACGAAGGCGACGGTGAGGGCGAGGACGACGCGGAAGCGGTCAAGGACCCGACGACGGCGCGCAAGCGTCGCGGCTCCGGCGGCAAGCGCGAAGTCGGCGCCCGGCGCGCCGTGCCCGACATCGGCGAGATGCTGAAGAAGGGCCAGCTCCTCCCCGTGCAGGTCACCAAGGAACCAATCTCGACCAAGGGCTGCCGCGTCACCGCGCAGATCTCGCTGGCCGGGCGCTTCCTCGTGTACATGCCGTACGCCTCGAAAGTCGGCGTCTCACGGAAGATCGAGAACCGCGAGCAGCGTGCGAGCCTGCGCGAGATGGTGTCCCGTCTGCTGCCGCGTGACGCGGGCGGCGTGATTGTGCGCACCGTGGCCGAGGGCGTGACGGAAGACCACTTCCGGCGCGAGATCGATTCGCTGCTGGCAACGTGGAACAAGATCCAGCGCAAGCAGCAGTACGTGAAGGCGCCGGCGTTGCTGCATCGCGAGGCCTCACTGACGCGCTCGTTGATTCGTGACGTCTTTTCGGCCAAGGTCGACGCGCTGTGGGTGGACTCGAAGGAGTTGCACGGCGAGATCATCCAGTACCTGCAGCTGATCGATCCGGAGCTCGAGGCGCGGGTGCATTTCTACCAGGATCCGACGCCGCTCTTCGACGCCTACAAGATCGAGCACGAGATCCGCGACCTCTTCAAGCCGCGTGTGGATCTGCCGACCGGTGGCTACCTGATCATCCAGCCGACCGAAGCGCTGGTGTCGGTGGACGTGAATACCGGCCGCTATACCGGCAAGCGCGACCCCGAAAAGACCATCCTCCGGACCAACGTCGAGGCGGCCCGGGAAATTGCGCGCCAGATCCGCCTGCGGGACGTCGGCGGCATCATCGTGGTCGACTTCATCGACATGGAGTCGAAGGGGAACCGTGACCGGGTGCTGGCCGAGCTGCGGACCCATTTGGGCCGCGACCGGGCCCGGACCCGCGCCTTTGCGGTGTCCGAGCTGGGGCTGATCGAGATGACCCGTCAGCGGGTCCGGCCTTCGCTCTGGGCCTCGATGACCCGGGAGTGCCTGACCTGCAGCGGGACCGGGCGGGTCTTCTCGCCCGAAGTGGTCTCGCGGCGGCTGGAACGGGCCCTCAAGCGGGCCGCGGTGGACCAGAAGGAGCGTCGGTTGGCGATCCGGCTCCACCCGGATGTGGCGCTCTACCTGCTCGAGGAGGAGCCGAAGCTGGTCGCCACCCTGGGGCGGCAGTCCGGGTTGGAGCTCGAAGTCCGCGACGACCCGATGCTCCGACTGGACGAGTTCCGGCTGATGTCCAGGCCGGCTGGGCGGGACGTCACCGAACTCTATGCGGTGGCGTAG
- the rplU gene encoding 50S ribosomal protein L21, with product MYAIFKALGKQFRAEKGATLKLPYMDGKEAGDTLTFTDVLLASNGDAITAGAPTIAGASVSAEIVKHGKDEKIYVFKFKRRKGYRRKTGHRQKHTEVRITDVVTG from the coding sequence ATGTACGCGATTTTCAAGGCCTTGGGCAAGCAGTTCCGCGCGGAAAAGGGCGCGACGCTGAAGCTGCCGTATATGGACGGGAAGGAAGCTGGGGACACGCTGACCTTCACGGATGTGCTGCTCGCCTCCAATGGGGATGCGATCACGGCTGGTGCACCGACCATCGCCGGGGCTTCGGTCTCCGCGGAGATCGTGAAGCACGGCAAGGACGAGAAGATCTACGTCTTCAAGTTCAAGCGCCGGAAGGGATACCGCCGGAAGACCGGGCATCGGCAGAAGCATACCGAAGTCCGCATCACTGACGTCGTGACGGGTTGA
- the rpmA gene encoding 50S ribosomal protein L27 codes for MAHKKGVGSSRNGRDSNPQYLGVKHFGGESVTAGSILVKQRGTKFHPGKNVFRAKDDSLHTYIDGVVKFERKDKARQQVSVYPKPVTAEA; via the coding sequence GTGGCTCACAAGAAGGGTGTCGGCTCTAGCCGCAACGGTCGCGATTCGAATCCGCAGTACCTGGGCGTGAAGCACTTCGGTGGCGAGTCTGTCACGGCGGGGAGCATCCTCGTCAAGCAGCGCGGCACCAAGTTCCATCCCGGGAAGAACGTCTTCCGCGCCAAGGATGACTCGCTGCACACGTACATCGACGGCGTCGTCAAGTTCGAGCGGAAGGACAAGGCTCGGCAGCAGGTGTCGGTGTATCCGAAGCCGGTGACTGCCGAAGCGTAG
- a CDS encoding glycerophosphodiester phosphodiesterase, which translates to MSTMLVIGHRGASGHALENTLDAFERCVAPSPTACDGVELDVHTTADGELVVHHDPALADGRQLHELTAAEVAAARLKDGSGIPTLAEALAVLSPIEVFIEAKGVSIHGLGRLRALIAGHPFPERLHVHAFDHRVIRRLYEADATLSLGVLSSSYPLDVPGPVLATGAQTLWQEWHLIDRDLVERCAMVGIRVVAWTVNDAAVARHLGELGVAGVCGNWPERLVVGHKS; encoded by the coding sequence ATGTCCACAATGTTGGTGATCGGTCACCGTGGGGCCTCCGGACATGCCCTCGAAAACACCCTGGACGCCTTTGAACGGTGTGTCGCACCCTCCCCGACCGCGTGTGACGGGGTCGAACTCGACGTCCACACCACCGCCGATGGGGAGCTCGTGGTTCACCACGACCCCGCGCTGGCCGACGGCCGGCAACTCCACGAGCTGACGGCGGCCGAGGTGGCAGCGGCGCGACTGAAGGACGGGAGCGGCATCCCGACGTTGGCCGAGGCGCTGGCGGTGCTGTCCCCGATCGAGGTCTTCATCGAGGCGAAGGGGGTCTCGATCCACGGCCTCGGGCGCCTCAGGGCGCTGATTGCCGGCCACCCCTTCCCCGAGCGGCTCCACGTCCACGCCTTCGATCACCGGGTCATCCGCCGCCTGTACGAGGCCGATGCCACCCTGTCGCTGGGCGTCCTCTCCTCCTCCTATCCACTCGACGTCCCCGGGCCGGTGCTCGCTACCGGTGCCCAGACGCTCTGGCAGGAGTGGCACCTGATCGATCGGGACCTGGTCGAGCGCTGCGCGATGGTGGGGATCCGGGTCGTCGCCTGGACGGTCAATGACGCCGCGGTGGCGAGACACCTTGGGGAGCTGGGGGTGGCAGGGGTGTGCGGGAATTGGCCTGAACGGCTAGTCGTAGGTCATAAGTCGTAA
- a CDS encoding sigma-70 family RNA polymerase sigma factor: MTAFAAEFPNDPDLVAAWRRGDEQAATHLVKRHAPALGRYVAAGGASSADVEDLVQETFIRAFRGLDSWRGDGPFRGWLFRIAGNLVKDGFRHRRGRIDVAIEDHDVIDVADPAGELAADETAERIRVGISGLPRLQREVFLLRVEQGLEYPEIAAALGTTPGAARVHYHHAVRRLKELVE, from the coding sequence ATGACCGCCTTCGCCGCCGAATTCCCGAACGATCCCGATCTGGTCGCCGCCTGGCGCCGAGGGGACGAGCAGGCCGCCACCCATCTGGTGAAGCGGCATGCCCCGGCGCTTGGGCGTTATGTGGCGGCGGGCGGGGCGTCCAGCGCGGACGTTGAGGACCTGGTCCAGGAGACCTTCATCCGGGCGTTTCGGGGCCTCGACAGCTGGCGCGGCGACGGCCCCTTTCGGGGGTGGCTCTTCCGGATCGCCGGGAATCTGGTCAAGGACGGCTTTCGGCATCGTCGCGGCCGGATCGACGTGGCGATCGAGGATCATGACGTGATTGACGTCGCCGATCCGGCAGGCGAGCTGGCGGCCGATGAGACGGCTGAGCGGATCAGGGTCGGCATCTCGGGCTTGCCGCGGCTCCAGCGCGAGGTCTTCCTCCTCCGGGTGGAGCAAGGCCTTGAGTATCCCGAGATCGCCGCCGCCCTGGGCACCACCCCGGGCGCGGCCCGGGTCCACTACCATCACGCGGTCCGCCGCCTGAAGGAGTTGGTCGAATGA
- a CDS encoding Spy/CpxP family protein refolding chaperone, with translation MHSTRAVLVLLLAAAPLAAQGGGRGNQRPGGPPPRAAILRGQIEETFKRRAMKELALTDDQAARMSRVVQATGERRRLLEEEMRRLQDALDGELRPGVAANADSVSRMIDRMGQNRVAYAESFRDEMRDLQPVLTPIQRGQYLIMRDRLLQRIRELQDSRPPAAGPPPEE, from the coding sequence ATGCATTCGACTCGTGCCGTACTCGTGCTCCTGCTTGCCGCAGCGCCTCTGGCGGCGCAGGGCGGCGGCCGGGGCAATCAACGCCCCGGCGGCCCCCCTCCGCGCGCTGCCATCCTGCGTGGCCAGATCGAGGAGACCTTCAAGCGCCGGGCGATGAAGGAACTGGCGCTGACCGATGACCAGGCTGCACGCATGTCACGGGTGGTCCAAGCGACGGGCGAGCGGCGCCGGCTGCTCGAAGAGGAGATGCGACGGTTGCAGGACGCGCTCGACGGTGAGTTGCGCCCGGGCGTCGCCGCCAACGCCGACTCCGTCTCGCGGATGATCGACCGCATGGGGCAGAATCGCGTGGCGTATGCGGAATCCTTCCGCGACGAGATGCGCGACCTGCAGCCGGTGCTCACCCCGATTCAGCGGGGCCAGTACCTGATCATGCGGGATCGTCTCCTGCAGCGGATCCGCGAGTTGCAGGACAGCCGCCCCCCGGCGGCTGGGCCGCCCCCGGAGGAGTGA
- the floA gene encoding flotillin-like protein FloA (flotillin-like protein involved in membrane lipid rafts) produces the protein MLLVLLTIALIVLTIFIRFIPVGLWIRAAASGVRVPFVTLFGMRFRKVDPTRIVDPLITAIKAGLPLGINELEAHFLSGGNVARVVNALISADKAGIPLTFKQATAIDLAGRDVLEAVQVSVNPKVITTPKIAAMAKDGIQLLAMARVTVRANVNRLVGGAGEETILARVGEGIVSTIGSADSHKAVLENPDMISKTVLAKGLDAGTAFEILSIDIADVDVGKNIGAELQTDQAEADKRIAQAKAEERRALAVAVEQEYKAEVVRERAKLVAAEALIPMAIAEAFRAGHLGVMDYQRYKNMQADTDMRRAISAGGELPGVGEVTG, from the coding sequence ATGCTGCTGGTTCTCCTCACCATCGCGTTGATCGTGCTGACGATCTTCATCCGCTTCATCCCGGTGGGGCTGTGGATTCGTGCGGCGGCCTCCGGCGTGCGGGTGCCGTTTGTGACGCTCTTCGGCATGCGCTTCCGAAAGGTCGATCCGACGCGCATCGTCGATCCGCTCATCACCGCGATCAAGGCAGGGTTGCCGCTCGGCATCAACGAACTCGAGGCGCACTTCCTCTCCGGCGGCAACGTGGCGCGGGTGGTCAACGCGCTGATCTCTGCCGACAAGGCCGGCATCCCGCTGACGTTCAAGCAGGCCACGGCGATCGACCTTGCCGGCCGTGACGTGCTCGAGGCGGTACAGGTGAGCGTGAACCCCAAGGTCATCACCACGCCGAAGATCGCGGCGATGGCGAAGGACGGCATCCAGTTGCTGGCGATGGCGCGTGTCACGGTGCGCGCCAACGTCAATCGGCTGGTGGGTGGCGCTGGTGAGGAGACGATCCTGGCGCGTGTCGGCGAAGGGATCGTCAGCACGATCGGTTCGGCGGATTCCCACAAGGCCGTACTCGAGAACCCCGACATGATCTCGAAGACGGTGCTCGCGAAGGGGCTCGACGCGGGGACGGCCTTCGAGATCCTCTCGATCGACATCGCCGACGTCGATGTCGGCAAGAACATCGGCGCCGAATTGCAGACCGACCAGGCCGAAGCCGACAAGCGGATCGCGCAGGCGAAGGCCGAGGAGCGGCGTGCGCTGGCCGTGGCCGTCGAACAGGAATACAAGGCCGAAGTCGTGCGTGAGCGCGCCAAGCTGGTGGCCGCCGAGGCGTTGATTCCGATGGCGATTGCGGAGGCGTTCCGCGCGGGGCACTTGGGTGTGATGGACTATCAGCGCTACAAGAACATGCAGGCGGACACCGACATGCGTCGCGCGATCTCGGCGGGCGGCGAGTTGCCGGGCGTCGGCGAAGTGACGGGCTGA
- a CDS encoding inorganic diphosphatase has product MVTAIIEIPAHGRNKYELDKELGVFRLDRVLHSAVHYPGDYGFIPRTLGDDGDPLDIIVLLTEPVFTGCLIEVRPVGVFEMVDRGEADEKIIAVATSDPFAESIHDLGDIRPHALREIEHFFQVYKNLEGTRVESRGFKNAAAAKQFITRYIAAYDERFGAPKA; this is encoded by the coding sequence ATCGTCACCGCCATCATCGAGATCCCGGCCCACGGCCGCAACAAGTACGAGCTCGACAAGGAGCTCGGCGTCTTCCGCCTCGACCGCGTCCTCCACAGCGCCGTCCACTACCCGGGCGACTACGGCTTCATTCCGCGCACCCTGGGCGACGACGGCGACCCGCTCGATATCATCGTCCTGCTCACCGAGCCGGTCTTCACCGGCTGCCTCATCGAAGTGCGCCCCGTCGGCGTCTTCGAGATGGTGGACCGCGGCGAGGCCGACGAGAAGATCATTGCCGTCGCCACCAGCGACCCGTTCGCCGAATCGATTCATGACCTCGGCGACATCCGGCCGCACGCGCTCCGCGAGATCGAGCACTTCTTCCAGGTCTACAAGAACCTCGAAGGGACGCGCGTCGAAAGCCGCGGCTTCAAGAACGCCGCGGCCGCGAAGCAGTTCATCACCCGGTACATCGCGGCCTACGACGAGCGCTTCGGAGCGCCCAAGGCGTAG
- a CDS encoding MoxR family ATPase has protein sequence MTTPSAAPPLRFEDAVTLVHRLDEEVGRVIIGQRQVRHDILTCLLAGGHCLLRGVPGLAKTLLIKTLADAVHLTFSRIQFTPDLMPSDILGTEVIEDDAAGGKRHVRFLPGPVFANIILADEINRTPPRTQAALLEAMQEYQVTIGGVRHELQRPLFVLATENPIEQEGTYPLPEAQLDRFLFNVVMDYPEIEDERRILAETTTGRTAAVSPVTTGAELESARMLVRALPAAANVVDYALRLIRATRPADGHAPAAVRDFVRWGAGPRAGQALVLGAKAAALLDGRAVPAPEDVTRVALPVLRHRLLVNFQAEADGITPDDVIRRLLDAVRP, from the coding sequence CTGACCACTCCGTCTGCCGCCCCGCCGCTCCGCTTCGAGGACGCGGTCACGCTGGTCCACCGCCTCGACGAGGAAGTGGGCCGCGTCATCATCGGCCAGCGCCAGGTCCGCCACGACATCCTGACCTGCCTCCTCGCCGGCGGCCACTGCCTCCTCCGCGGCGTCCCGGGGCTCGCCAAGACCCTGCTGATCAAGACGCTGGCCGATGCGGTGCACCTCACCTTCTCCCGCATCCAGTTCACCCCCGACCTGATGCCCTCCGACATCCTCGGCACCGAGGTGATCGAGGACGACGCCGCTGGCGGCAAGCGGCACGTCCGCTTCCTGCCGGGCCCGGTGTTCGCCAACATCATCCTCGCCGACGAAATCAATCGGACCCCGCCGCGCACGCAGGCCGCGCTGCTCGAGGCGATGCAGGAGTACCAGGTCACCATCGGCGGCGTGCGCCACGAACTGCAGCGGCCACTCTTCGTGCTCGCCACCGAGAACCCGATCGAGCAGGAAGGGACCTATCCGCTGCCCGAAGCGCAGCTGGACCGCTTCCTCTTCAACGTCGTGATGGACTATCCCGAGATTGAGGATGAGCGGCGCATCCTCGCGGAGACCACCACCGGACGCACGGCGGCCGTCTCGCCAGTGACCACGGGGGCGGAGTTGGAGTCGGCCCGCATGCTGGTGCGCGCGCTGCCTGCGGCCGCCAATGTGGTGGACTACGCGCTGCGCCTGATCCGCGCGACGCGCCCTGCCGATGGGCACGCCCCGGCCGCCGTGCGCGACTTCGTGCGCTGGGGTGCCGGTCCGCGCGCCGGACAGGCCCTCGTCCTCGGAGCCAAGGCCGCCGCACTCCTCGACGGTCGCGCGGTCCCGGCACCCGAAGACGTGACGCGCGTCGCGCTGCCGGTACTGCGGCACCGCCTCCTGGTGAACTTCCAGGCCGAGGCCGACGGCATCACGCCGGATGACGTGATCCGGCGTTTGCTCGACGCCGTCCGGCCCTGA
- a CDS encoding DUF58 domain-containing protein — protein sequence MTEAPGSGSLSASVLAHLDDLELMARIVIEGTRTGGNRSPFHGFTTEFHQHRPYRAGDDLKHLDWKLYGRSDRLYTRQYRETTNLAVTLIVDASASMAYPEHGVSKWQYTRIVAASLAYLVAEQGNTVGLSTLQGGTLTHLPARGGRPHLLALLARLDRLKAEGSFDAPRAIAGVGRLLRRRGVVILLSDCYDAEEESRRELRHLVQRGHDVTVLQLTSPDEVALPFSGAVEIEDVEAGTKRITDATAIASEYRRVVSAFHERCRMESVRAGIDYALLSTDVPPARALRHYLRHRESRSTNAQRPASA from the coding sequence GTGACGGAGGCGCCTGGCAGTGGATCGCTGAGCGCGTCGGTCCTCGCGCATCTCGACGACCTCGAGTTGATGGCGCGGATCGTCATCGAAGGCACCCGCACCGGCGGCAACCGTTCGCCGTTCCACGGCTTCACCACCGAATTCCACCAGCACCGCCCCTACCGCGCCGGCGACGACCTCAAGCATCTCGACTGGAAGCTCTACGGCCGCAGCGATCGTCTCTACACTCGGCAATACCGCGAGACCACCAACCTCGCGGTCACGCTCATTGTCGATGCCTCCGCCTCGATGGCCTATCCCGAGCACGGCGTCAGCAAGTGGCAGTACACACGGATCGTCGCCGCATCACTCGCCTACCTGGTGGCGGAGCAGGGAAACACCGTCGGCCTCTCCACGCTGCAAGGCGGCACGCTGACGCACCTGCCAGCGCGTGGCGGACGGCCGCACCTGCTCGCCCTGCTGGCTCGGCTGGATCGGCTCAAGGCCGAGGGCAGCTTCGATGCCCCGCGGGCCATTGCCGGTGTTGGTCGGCTGCTGCGCCGCCGCGGCGTGGTGATCCTGCTCTCCGACTGTTACGACGCCGAGGAGGAGAGCCGTCGCGAACTTCGGCACCTGGTGCAGCGAGGCCACGATGTCACCGTGCTCCAGCTGACCTCGCCTGACGAAGTGGCACTCCCCTTCAGCGGGGCGGTCGAGATCGAGGACGTGGAAGCGGGGACGAAGCGCATCACCGATGCGACAGCGATCGCGTCCGAGTATCGCCGTGTCGTCTCGGCCTTCCATGAACGCTGCCGGATGGAGTCGGTCCGCGCTGGGATCGACTACGCGCTCCTCTCGACCGATGTCCCACCCGCGCGGGCGCTGCGGCACTACTTGCGGCACCGCGAGTCGCGGTCGACCAACGCGCAACGGCCCGCCTCGGCATGA
- a CDS encoding BatA domain-containing protein, whose amino-acid sequence MTWLQPWAWLGAATILLPILIHLLGRGQSRTHRFPSLRFIDAARLLPAQRTRLQDLLLLLVRVAVLLLAVIALAQPRWRGREALGAAGGGLTRAIVMDTSVSMGWLTAAGVPGHRAARDATDRLAGEATTSRRFLTATPGAAIPGATSWLAQQSGQRELVVISDFQLGAVDSSDIAEVEASLGVRLLPISLTPTATSEFVTAQDGSLITATVVADSISSTVSWRRSPAAVPPAPLRWLVGPGETALASASLRAANSIGVPATSASRDSVTFIFPTAPERATLRARATPLRAAWMIALVAQLRESTLLAQLAADGPGTSDTLTAAVRSLRGAVRVAAAADGNKLLFFVDDSVAATFSAALAATVLRLQERATPMSEKEPIAIDSVRLASWERVAGVGGSVPATGTETSDGRWLWLAALLLLGVEWWLRRRAAEVPVAVG is encoded by the coding sequence ATGACATGGCTCCAGCCCTGGGCCTGGCTCGGCGCGGCAACGATCCTCCTCCCGATCCTGATTCACCTGCTCGGTCGGGGGCAGAGCCGGACGCACCGATTTCCCTCGCTCCGTTTCATCGATGCGGCGCGGTTGCTCCCGGCACAGCGGACCCGCCTGCAGGATCTGTTGTTGCTTCTCGTGCGTGTCGCGGTCTTGCTCTTGGCTGTCATCGCCCTCGCGCAGCCGCGCTGGCGTGGCAGAGAGGCGCTGGGGGCCGCAGGCGGGGGTCTCACGCGGGCGATTGTGATGGATACGTCGGTGAGCATGGGATGGCTCACGGCGGCAGGGGTACCGGGGCATCGTGCTGCTCGTGACGCGACAGATCGGCTCGCTGGCGAGGCCACGACGAGCCGCCGGTTCCTGACCGCCACGCCAGGCGCCGCAATCCCCGGCGCCACCAGTTGGCTCGCGCAACAGTCCGGACAGCGCGAGCTGGTCGTGATCTCGGACTTCCAACTCGGTGCCGTGGACAGCAGCGACATCGCGGAGGTGGAGGCATCACTCGGAGTCCGGCTTCTCCCCATCAGCCTGACGCCGACCGCCACCTCGGAGTTCGTCACCGCGCAGGACGGCAGCCTCATCACCGCGACCGTCGTCGCCGATTCGATCTCCAGTACCGTGAGCTGGCGCCGATCTCCGGCCGCTGTCCCCCCTGCGCCTCTGCGCTGGCTGGTGGGGCCCGGCGAGACCGCCCTGGCCTCTGCGTCTCTGCGCGCCGCCAACAGCATCGGGGTCCCGGCGACCTCAGCCTCACGAGACAGCGTCACCTTCATCTTTCCGACCGCCCCGGAGCGCGCCACGCTGCGCGCCCGCGCCACGCCACTCCGCGCCGCATGGATGATCGCCCTCGTCGCACAGCTCCGCGAGTCCACGCTGCTGGCACAGCTCGCCGCCGATGGCCCGGGCACAAGTGACACCCTCACAGCCGCAGTGCGCTCGCTGCGCGGGGCGGTGCGGGTCGCGGCGGCCGCGGATGGCAACAAACTGCTGTTCTTCGTCGATGACTCCGTCGCCGCCACCTTCTCGGCGGCACTCGCCGCCACGGTGCTCCGACTCCAGGAGCGTGCCACACCGATGAGTGAGAAGGAACCGATCGCGATCGATTCGGTTCGACTCGCGTCGTGGGAACGCGTCGCAGGCGTCGGTGGCAGCGTGCCGGCGACGGGCACAGAAACATCGGACGGGCGCTGGCTCTGGCTGGCCGCGCTGCTGTTGCTCGGGGTCGAGTGGTGGTTGCGCCGTCGTGCGGCGGAGGTGCCCGTTGCCGTCGGCTGA
- a CDS encoding twin-arginine translocation signal domain-containing protein gives MEPTRRDFLKGVGVAAALPYVAHDVVSDILATSRRGNAYESKFKALADVVLGEARLAGCRYADVRFTMTSNLPGGSANFRVAATGRGGAPGTPADSAAAAAGGGRGGGRGGGGGGGGGAVSVAADVAGCRASRPTPIGRRPASACA, from the coding sequence ATGGAACCCACTCGTCGTGATTTCCTCAAGGGCGTCGGCGTCGCGGCGGCATTGCCGTATGTCGCGCACGATGTCGTGTCGGACATTCTCGCCACCTCGCGCCGCGGCAATGCCTACGAATCGAAGTTCAAGGCACTCGCCGACGTCGTCCTCGGCGAGGCGCGCCTCGCCGGCTGTCGGTACGCCGACGTCCGCTTCACCATGACCTCCAACCTCCCGGGCGGCAGCGCCAACTTCCGCGTCGCGGCGACCGGACGTGGCGGCGCGCCTGGCACTCCGGCCGACAGCGCGGCCGCGGCCGCCGGCGGTGGACGGGGTGGTGGTCGTGGCGGCGGTGGTGGTGGCGGCGGGGGGGCGGTTTCGGTGGCGGCGGACGTGGCGGGGTGCAGGGCATCCCGACCGACGCCGATCGGAAGGCGGCCGGCTTCGGCGTGCGCGTGA